A single Vigna radiata var. radiata cultivar VC1973A chromosome 8, Vradiata_ver6, whole genome shotgun sequence DNA region contains:
- the LOC106770413 gene encoding phospholipase A1-Igamma1, chloroplastic, with protein MNSLYKSRRYNFALIEGFFPENMAMAAPSISNMFFPFPKTCQLTFPLPRYKFQTPLTRTQNSIKLATRESSSSSTVRDQEQEEATTHDHSYKPKLEEHLKRLPEAWRQIQGEDDWAGLLEPMDPLMRMEMIRYGEMAQACYDAFDFDPFSKYCGSCRFTSRNFFSSLEMPRVGYTVTRYLYATANINLPNFFKHSRWSKMWSKHANWAGYVAVSDDAMTTRLGRRDIVIAWRGTVTCLEWVADLMDFLKPISSNGIPCPDETVKVESGFLDLYTDKEESCGYCKFSAREQVLTEVKRLLEIYSDDEVSITITGHSLGSALAILSAYDIVETGVNVMRDSRGVAVTVMSFSGPRVGNVRFKERLERLGVKVLRVVNVHDVVPKAPGVLFNEKLPAAVMKVAEGLPWSYSHVGVELALDHMKSPFLNPNADAVCAHNLEALLHLLDGYHGKGERFVLASGRDPALVNKGCDFLKDHHMIPPNWRQDANKGMIRSNDGRWIQPERPNLYEVHPQDMHHHLTQLGLTSSDA; from the exons aTGAATAGTTTATATAAAAGCAGGAGGTATAATTTTGCTTTGATAGAAGGCTTCTTCCCCGAGAACATGGCCATGGCTGCTCCTTCAATCTCAAACATGTTCTTTCCCTTCCCCAAAACGTGCCAACTTACCTTCCCATTACCCCGTTACAAATTCCAAACACCTCTCACACGAACCCAAAATTCAATCAAACTAGCCACACGTGAGAGCTCCTCAAGCTCCACCGTGAGAGACCAAGAACAGGAGGAAGCAACAACGCATGACCACAGCTACAAACCAAAGCTAGAGGAACACCTGAAGCGCCTCCCTGAAGCCTGGCGCCAAATCCAAGGAGAGGACGACTGGGCCGGCCTTCTGGAGCCCATGGACCCGCTCATGCGGATGGAAATGATCCGCTACGGCGAGATGGCCCAGGCCTGCTACGACGCCTTCGACTTCGACCCCTTCTCCAAGTACTGCGGCAGCTGCAGGTTCACGTCCCGCAACTTCTTCTCCTCCCTCGAAATGCCACGCGTCGGCTACACCGTCACGCGCTACCTCTACGCAACCGCCAACATCAATCTCCCCAACTTCTTCAAGCACTCGCGCTGGTCTAAGATGTGGAGCAAGCACGCCAATTGGGCGGGCTACGTCGCCGTTTCCGACGACGCCATGACCACCCGTCTCGGCCGACGCGATATAGTCATAGCATGGCGCGGCACCGTCACGTGCCTCGAGTGGGTGGCGGACCTCATGGATTTCCTAAAACCAATCTCCTCAAACGGGATTCCGTGTCCCGATGAGACGGTGAAGGTGGAGTCAGGGTTTCTAGATCTTTACACGGATAAAGAAGAGAGTTGCGGTTACTGCAAGTTCTCGGCGCGGGAACAGGTTTTGACGGAGGTGAAGAGATTGCTGGAGATTTATAGCGACGATGAAGTGAGCATTACGATAACAGGGCATAGTTTGGGGAGTGCGTTGGCGATATTGAGCGCGTATGATATTGTGGAGACGGGAGTGAATGTTATGAGGGATAGTAGGGGTGTGGCGGTTACGGTGATGTCGTTTTCGGGGCCGCGGGTGGGGAACGTGAGGTTTAAGGAAAGGTTGGAGAGGCTGGGAGTGAAGGTGTTGAGGGTGGTGAACGTGCATGATGTGGTGCCCAAGGCTCCCGGAGTTTTGTTTAACGAGAAGTTGCCGGCGGCGGTGATGAAGGTGGCTGAGGGGCTGCCATGGAGCTACTCGCACGTTGGGGTGGAGCTGGCGCTTGACCACATGAAATCGCCGTTTCTGAATCCCAATGCTGATGCAGTCTGTGCCCATAACTTGGAAGCTCTTCTGCATCTTCTGGACGG ATACCATGGAAAGGGTGAAAGATTCGTGTTAGCGAGTGGTAGAGATCCTGCTCTGGTGAATAAAGGATGTGACTTCCTGAAAGACCATCACATGATTCCACCAAACTGGAGGCAAGATGCGAACAAGGGGATGATCAGAAGCAATGATGGACGTTGGATCCAGCCTGAACGACCAAACCTTTATGAGGTTCACCCTCAAGATATGCATCACCATCTCACCCAACTCGGTCTCACTTCATCTGATGCATGA